From Bradyrhizobium sp. AZCC 1610:
GCGCCAGATCAATTCGGCCAGCGCGCTATGGCAGCGGCCGAAATCGGAGCTCTCGCCGGAAGACTACAAGCAGGCCTACCAACAGATCGCCGGCGCCTTCGACGAGCCGGCGATGACGCTGCATTATCGCGCCGAGGGCCGGCAGTCCTATGCGGTGCTGCTGTTCGCGCCGTCGACCAAGCCGTTCGATCTGTTCGATCAAGCGCGCAAGGGTAAGATCAAGCTTTATGTCCGCCGTGTCTTCATCGCCGACGACGCCGATGTCTTGCCGGCTTATTTGCGCTTCATCCGCGGCGTGATCGACAGCGAGGATCTGCCGCTCAATATTTCGCGCGAGATGCTGCAGAACAATCCGCAACTCACCCAGATCCGCAAAGCCGTCACCGGCCGCGTGATATCGGAGCTGGAAAGCCTCGGCGAGAAGGAGCCGGAAGCGTTCGCAAAAATCTGGGACGCGTTCGGCCCCGTGATCAAGGAAGGCATCTGGGAGGACTTTGAGCGCCGCGAGAAATTGCTGTCGCTGTCGCGCTTCACCACTACGAAGGGCGAGAAGCGCTCGCTCAAGCAATATGTCGAGGACCTCAAGCCGAACCAGACCGACATCTATTACCTGACCGGCGACAGCATCGAACGGCTGAAGGCGAACCCGAAGCTGGAATCTGCCACCGCGCGCGGCATCGAGGTGCTGCTGCTGACCGATCCGGTCGATGCGTTCTGGACCTCGGCGCCGCTCGATTTCGGCGGCAAGCCGCTGAAATCGCTGAGCCAGGGCGATATCGATTTCGCCCTGATCCCGCTCCTGGATGACAAGGCCGAGGACAAGAAGGACGCCTCCGGCACCGACGAGGCCATGACGATTGCGCTGATCAAGGACGCGCTCGGCGAGCGCGTCTCCGACGTGCGCGCCTCGCAGCGGCTGACCTCGAGCGCGTCATGCCTGGTTGCCGGCGGCGACGCGCATGATCGCATGCTCGAGCGGCTCTTGG
This genomic window contains:
- the htpG gene encoding molecular chaperone HtpG, with translation MTTTTAPESQPFQAEVAELLNLMVHSVYSETDIFLRELISNASDACDKLRYEAISAPELITDGAPPKIRIAPDKKANTLSVVDSGIGMDRQELIDNLGTIARSGTKSFLSRLTEAKDGTNLIGQFGVGFYAAFMVAERIVVTSRRAGSDQVFVWSASGGSGFEIAPASEEEAARVTRGTEIVLHLKKDAAKYLETHEIERIVRAWSDNIQFPIELVPEEGEPRQINSASALWQRPKSELSPEDYKQAYQQIAGAFDEPAMTLHYRAEGRQSYAVLLFAPSTKPFDLFDQARKGKIKLYVRRVFIADDADVLPAYLRFIRGVIDSEDLPLNISREMLQNNPQLTQIRKAVTGRVISELESLGEKEPEAFAKIWDAFGPVIKEGIWEDFERREKLLSLSRFTTTKGEKRSLKQYVEDLKPNQTDIYYLTGDSIERLKANPKLESATARGIEVLLLTDPVDAFWTSAPLDFGGKPLKSLSQGDIDFALIPLLDDKAEDKKDASGTDEAMTIALIKDALGERVSDVRASQRLTSSASCLVAGGDAHDRMLERLLAMQNKAPTTKPILEINMRHPLVAAIAGDKDAAKDLSKDLSFLLLEQAQILDGELPDDPAAFANRLNQLVLRGIVKG